The Chloroflexota bacterium genome includes a region encoding these proteins:
- a CDS encoding response regulator transcription factor codes for MSEAARILVVDDDPKIRTVVRRGLAYEGYRVVEAASGEEGLEKAREHLPDLIVLDVMMPGMDGLEVTRRLRLAGDEVAILMLTARDDVKDRVEGLEIGADDYLVKPFSFEELLARVHALLRRRTAPAGEVLRFGDLELDVDAREARRDGRTIELTTTEFSLLLLFMRHPRKVLTRDVIMEHVWSYDFEGESNVLEVYVRYLRNKLEANGEARLLHTVRGAGYVLKA; via the coding sequence ATGAGCGAGGCCGCTCGCATCCTCGTCGTCGACGACGATCCGAAGATCCGGACGGTCGTCCGCCGCGGCCTCGCCTACGAGGGTTACCGCGTGGTGGAGGCGGCCTCGGGTGAGGAGGGCCTGGAAAAGGCTCGCGAGCACCTGCCCGACCTCATCGTCCTCGACGTCATGATGCCCGGCATGGACGGCCTCGAGGTGACGCGCCGACTGCGCTTGGCCGGCGACGAGGTCGCGATCCTCATGCTCACCGCCCGCGACGACGTCAAGGACCGGGTCGAGGGACTCGAGATCGGCGCCGACGATTACCTCGTCAAGCCGTTCAGCTTCGAGGAGCTCCTCGCCCGCGTCCATGCGCTGTTGCGCCGGCGGACGGCCCCCGCGGGCGAAGTCCTCCGGTTCGGCGACCTCGAGCTCGACGTGGACGCGAGGGAGGCTCGCCGGGACGGGCGGACGATCGAGCTGACCACGACCGAGTTCAGCCTGCTCCTGCTGTTCATGCGCCATCCGCGCAAGGTGCTCACCCGCGACGTGATCATGGAGCACGTCTGGTCGTACGACTTCGAAGGTGAGTCCAACGTCCTCGAGGTGTACGTGCGGTACCTGCGGAACAAGCTCGAGGCGAACGGCGAGGCGCGCCTCCTCCACACGGTCCGCGGCGCCGGTTACGTCCTGAAAGCGTGA
- a CDS encoding multicopper oxidase domain-containing protein, which translates to MRPPSQRRFIAFALVSGLALGVAGTVGAYSLRATPTAPTGVSSVERASLERLLANVTVKPTGETRRFDLTVTKAAWELLPGLATEAITFNGTVPGPAIRVTEGDTVEVVVRNALAEATSVHWHGLHVPNDQDGVAGITQPPIAPGATFTYRFTAPHAGTFMYHAHGPNSRGQIDQGLYAPFIIDPQGADPIAADREYVLAIGNWMVGAGMAGMDAMGMAYDYFTINGKSYPATAPIDVTEGDLVRLRFINPSQTIHPMHLHGTDMAVVAKDGERLAAPQRLNTLSILPGETYDVVFRADNPGAWLLHCHDLHHASNNGQEPGGLIVVVNVRAKGGTSSPAPAGSTSPSPSQVPGHTMAPDMTAMPGMSSMPGMTH; encoded by the coding sequence ATGCGTCCACCGTCTCAGCGCCGGTTCATCGCCTTCGCCCTGGTTTCCGGACTCGCGCTCGGTGTCGCCGGGACCGTCGGCGCCTACTCGCTTCGCGCGACGCCCACAGCGCCGACGGGCGTCTCGTCGGTCGAGCGCGCGTCCCTCGAGCGACTCCTCGCCAACGTCACGGTGAAGCCGACCGGCGAGACACGGCGGTTCGACCTCACGGTGACGAAAGCCGCCTGGGAGCTCCTCCCGGGCCTCGCGACCGAGGCGATCACGTTCAACGGGACGGTCCCGGGCCCGGCGATCCGGGTGACCGAAGGGGACACGGTCGAGGTCGTCGTCCGGAACGCACTCGCCGAGGCCACCTCCGTTCACTGGCATGGCCTCCACGTGCCGAACGACCAGGACGGCGTCGCGGGCATCACGCAGCCTCCGATCGCGCCGGGCGCGACGTTCACCTACCGCTTCACGGCGCCGCATGCGGGCACGTTCATGTACCACGCCCACGGTCCGAACAGTCGCGGGCAGATCGATCAGGGACTCTATGCTCCGTTCATCATCGACCCGCAGGGTGCCGATCCGATCGCGGCAGATCGTGAGTATGTGCTCGCCATCGGCAACTGGATGGTCGGGGCCGGGATGGCCGGCATGGACGCGATGGGCATGGCGTACGACTACTTCACGATCAACGGCAAGTCCTACCCCGCCACCGCGCCGATCGACGTGACCGAGGGCGATCTGGTTCGGCTGCGGTTCATCAACCCGAGCCAGACGATCCATCCGATGCACCTTCACGGGACGGACATGGCGGTCGTGGCCAAGGATGGCGAACGGCTGGCGGCGCCTCAGCGGCTGAACACCTTGTCCATCCTGCCGGGCGAGACGTACGACGTCGTCTTCCGAGCCGACAATCCCGGCGCCTGGCTCCTCCACTGTCACGATCTCCACCACGCCTCGAACAACGGCCAGGAACCGGGCGGGCTCATCGTCGTCGTGAACGTGCGAGCCAAGGGCGGGACCTCCTCGCCCGCGCCTGCCGGGTCGACGAGCCCGAGCCCGAGTCAGGTCCCGGGCCATACGATGGCGCCGGACATGACCGCGATGCCGGGAATGAGCTCGATGCCCGGGATGACCCACTGA
- a CDS encoding metalloregulator ArsR/SmtB family transcription factor, with amino-acid sequence MTTERTATTALNEQFARIGKALSSPRRIELLDLLAQGERPVESLAAASDMSVALASSHLQALRAARLVETRRDGQRVHYRLAGDDVYRLLSVLRGAARARLAELEVAVVAYLETPDELEPVTRGELWDRARSGAVTILDVRPREEYLAGHIPGALSVPLAELGDLLTRLPRDAEIVAYCRGPYCVLAPQAVALLRSHGRSARRLADGFPEWRLAGLPIAVGPAAGMPA; translated from the coding sequence ATGACCACCGAGCGCACCGCGACCACGGCGCTCAACGAACAGTTTGCCCGGATTGGCAAGGCACTTTCGAGCCCCCGCCGGATCGAACTGCTCGATCTGCTTGCCCAGGGCGAGCGTCCGGTCGAGTCGCTCGCCGCCGCCAGCGACATGAGCGTCGCCCTCGCTTCCTCGCACCTCCAGGCGCTCCGGGCGGCTCGCCTGGTCGAGACCCGTCGGGACGGGCAGCGGGTTCACTACCGGCTCGCGGGCGACGATGTCTATCGACTCCTCAGCGTCCTTCGCGGCGCGGCACGAGCGCGGCTCGCCGAACTCGAGGTGGCCGTCGTCGCGTACCTGGAAACGCCCGACGAGCTCGAACCCGTCACGCGCGGGGAGCTCTGGGATCGCGCTCGATCGGGCGCGGTCACCATCCTCGACGTCCGTCCCCGTGAGGAGTACCTCGCGGGCCACATCCCGGGTGCGCTGTCGGTTCCGCTCGCCGAACTCGGCGATCTGCTCACCCGCCTGCCGCGGGACGCCGAGATCGTCGCCTATTGTCGAGGTCCCTACTGCGTCCTCGCCCCCCAGGCGGTCGCACTGCTCCGCAGCCACGGTCGTTCCGCGCGGCGTCTCGCGGACGGCTTCCCCGAGTGGCGCCTGGCTGGCCTGCCGATCGCCGTCGGCCCGGCAGCAGGGATGCCCGCGTGA
- a CDS encoding DsrE family protein, with the protein MNALVILNDPPYGTERSYNGLRLALSLAKEREVELRLFLMADAVRCGQRGQETPEGYYNIERMLTGLRVKGVPIGACGTCMAARGMHDEALIEGAHRSSMAELTTWTLWADKVLSF; encoded by the coding sequence GTGAACGCCCTCGTCATCCTCAACGATCCGCCGTACGGCACGGAGCGCTCGTACAACGGCCTCCGACTCGCGCTCAGCCTGGCGAAGGAGCGCGAGGTCGAACTCCGCCTCTTCCTCATGGCCGATGCGGTTCGCTGTGGGCAGCGCGGTCAGGAGACCCCCGAGGGCTACTACAACATCGAGCGGATGCTCACCGGGCTCAGGGTCAAGGGGGTGCCCATCGGTGCCTGCGGGACGTGCATGGCGGCCCGCGGGATGCACGACGAGGCACTCATCGAGGGTGCCCATCGCTCATCGATGGCCGAGCTGACCACCTGGACGCTGTGGGCGGACAAGGTCCTGAGCTTCTAG
- a CDS encoding NAD(P)/FAD-dependent oxidoreductase: protein MATVLVLGGGIGGAAAANALRGRLSRQHRVVVVDRDADQVFAPSLLWLMVGRRRPAAISRPLAKMLQPGIEVVRSHVRGLDPVARRVSTDAGEFTADAVVVALGAELAPEAIAGYADAAHDFFTLEGAGRFANAFAGFSGGRVIVAVSGLPFKCPAAPYEAAFLIDADLRRRGLRDRSTIELHMPEPAPMPVAGPVLGRAVVDLLKERGIGYFPGHPIEAYDGAPRQVRFADGSVAGYDLLAAVPPHRPPAVVATSGLAGPTGWIPVDRETLETSAPNVFAIGDVTAIMLANGKLLPKAGVFAHAEAEVAAAQIASRIEGGPAGRFDGHGYCWVELGAGVAGFAAGDFFADPEPAVALRRPGRTWHAGKVLFERYWLSRGLEHELAGAGLRLGSALLRVPGRL from the coding sequence ATGGCGACGGTTCTCGTTCTCGGGGGCGGTATCGGCGGTGCCGCGGCGGCGAACGCCCTCCGCGGCCGACTGAGCCGCCAGCACCGCGTCGTCGTCGTGGACCGCGACGCCGACCAGGTCTTCGCGCCGTCGCTCCTGTGGCTCATGGTCGGCCGGCGCCGGCCGGCGGCCATCTCGCGCCCGCTGGCGAAGATGCTCCAGCCGGGGATCGAGGTCGTGCGGAGCCATGTTCGCGGGCTCGACCCGGTCGCGCGACGCGTGTCGACCGATGCCGGCGAGTTCACCGCCGATGCGGTCGTCGTCGCCCTCGGCGCCGAGCTCGCCCCGGAGGCGATCGCGGGCTATGCCGATGCCGCCCACGACTTCTTCACGCTCGAGGGGGCCGGGCGGTTCGCGAACGCGTTCGCAGGGTTCTCCGGCGGCCGCGTCATCGTGGCCGTCAGCGGATTGCCCTTCAAGTGCCCGGCGGCGCCCTACGAGGCCGCCTTCCTCATCGACGCCGACCTCCGGCGACGGGGTCTTCGCGACCGGAGCACGATCGAGCTCCACATGCCCGAGCCAGCGCCGATGCCGGTGGCCGGCCCCGTCCTGGGCCGGGCCGTGGTGGACCTCCTCAAGGAACGAGGCATCGGCTACTTCCCAGGGCATCCGATCGAGGCCTACGACGGGGCGCCGCGCCAGGTCCGATTCGCGGACGGGTCGGTCGCCGGCTATGACCTGCTCGCGGCAGTCCCGCCCCATCGCCCACCCGCGGTGGTCGCCACCTCCGGTCTGGCCGGTCCGACGGGCTGGATCCCGGTTGACCGCGAAACGCTCGAGACGAGCGCGCCGAACGTCTTCGCCATCGGCGACGTGACGGCGATCATGCTTGCCAACGGCAAGCTCCTGCCGAAGGCCGGCGTCTTCGCCCACGCCGAGGCGGAGGTTGCGGCCGCCCAGATCGCATCACGGATCGAGGGTGGACCGGCCGGCCGGTTCGATGGTCACGGCTACTGCTGGGTGGAACTCGGTGCCGGAGTGGCGGGCTTCGCCGCGGGCGACTTCTTCGCCGATCCGGAACCGGCCGTCGCCCTGCGTCGTCCGGGCCGAACCTGGCACGCGGGGAAAGTCCTGTTCGAGCGCTACTGGCTCAGCCGGGGTCTCGAGCACGAACTGGCCGGCGCCGGTCTGCGCCTCGGCAGCGCGCTCCTTCGCGTTCCCGGCCGGCTCTGA